TGATCGTTGGTCCAATTTTGTTCGACTTTGCTGATACTATTGCATGTTACAGAATATGTATTGCTAATGATCCATCAATACTGTAAATGTCAAAAGCAATATTGTTCAAAATACTTTTAAAAGTCATAAATATATTTAAGTTAAGTGAATCATTCATCAGTGAAAGCAATAAAAAGTGATCTGCTTTAAGTACAGCACCACTAATATCTCAGGACTGTGGACTCCATCCAGCTTGTTACTGAACTACCTGATTTAGAAGCTGGCTGGAGTGACGTCACCACTTCCCTGCAGTGTGTCACCCAGTGGAGAACTGTGGCAATGACAGGAAAGTTCCTGAAGACACTGGAGCTCCAAGTGGCAGCATATAAAAGCTGTGAAACTCCCCTGCCGAGACAGAAACCAATACATCCAACACTGAACACACAAGACTCAACACACAACATTGACTGAAGATGCTGTGTTCCCGAGGATTCCAGTCTTCCCTCAGCCCATTGATGGACTTCTACTGGCCTGTGCGCAGTCTATGGCCAGAGGTCCGACCTCTTCTCAGCCAGCGGGATCTACTGCAGAGAAACCTGCTAGAAGTCAAGAGCAGTCTGGAGCTGATGGCAAAACTCCAGCAGCAGATCTTTGAAGAGTTGGACAATGTTCCATCCTCTTTGACCATCCAACCAGTCTCCTACAAGCATGATAAAGATGGAGAGGGCTTTGCCCTGACACTGGACACTAAAGACTTTTCCCCAGAGGAGCTGTCTGTCAAGCAGGTGGGCAGGAAGCTGAGAGTCAGTGGGAAGACAGAGAAGAAGCTGGATGATGGGGAAGGCTCCTACTCTTACAGATGCCAAGAGTTCAGACAAGAGTTTGATCTGCCTGAAAAGGTGAATCCTGAGACAGTCACCTGCTCCCTGGCTCATGACGGGAAACTCCACATTCAGGCACCAAAGAATACATTATCTGGCGAGGAGGAGGTGGCAGAGAGAGTGGTGCCCATCAACTGTAGCCTGGATGTGAAAACCCCACAATTCCTGTCAAAGACAGAGGGAAGCATCACCGACACACAGAAGAAACAAGAGAACACCATTTCAAAGGAGGACTGATTTTTATTTCACTGGATGAAACATTTTCTAATAcatattttttatgttttgaGACTGTATGCATGTACGTTTCATATCTTGTAACAATCAATATGATATGCTTTTTAATTTaatcaataaaatataaaaaaatcagaATTTTGCAGTTGTTATGATCTCTTCAATGGATATCAACATAATGACCATTATCTCTCATCAAAAGTTAACTTTCCAAAAGGCTCACTGGCCTGAAATTTTTCAAtgatcattttcaataaattcaaTTTTCAAAAAGCTCTCCTGAAAATGTTCTGATTCTAACATGTTTATGACATGTTTATAAACCTGACTTCTGAAAACAAATGTCATGTGGACTTGTCAGGATTTGCAATGTAGACCTTTTTGAGCAAGTGTCCTGTTTTAGATCATTGAATGTGAGTGAATAGTTTCCACAACTagaaaatattgtttttatttattaaaattcAGATGTAAATATGTGACAAACATAATGCCAGACAAACATTTTTTCAACTTTCAACAATATTATAAGAACATACAATCGACACATGACCAATATCATAATGCTGTACAATCTGCATTTATTTTATTCAAAATATGATTTCTCCGTGGATTATTTTAGAATGTGTTCAATTACATTTGGACCTTTCTTGCAGTGACGCCTGTGGTGAAAACTCTTTAAAACGTAGCTTGTGATCGTTGGTCCAATTTTGTTCGACTTTGCTGATACTATTGCATGTTACAGAATATGTATTGCTAATGATCCATCAATACTGTAAATGTCAAAAGCAATATTGTTCAAAATACTTTTAAAAGTCATAAATATATTTAAGTTAAGTGAATCATTCATCAGTGAAAGCAATAAAAAGTGATCTGCTTTAAGTACAGCACCACTAATATCTCAGGACTGTGGACTCCATCCAGCTTGTTACTGAACTACCTGATTTAGAAGCTGGCTGGAGTGACGTCACCACTTCCCTGCAGTGTGTCACCCAGTGGAGAACTGTGGCAATGACAGGAAAGTTCCTGAAGACACTGGAGCTCCAAGTGGCAGCATATAAAAGCTGTGAAACTCCCCTGCCGAGACAGAAACCAATACATCCAACACTGAACACACAAGACTCAACACTCAACATTGACTGAAGATGCTGTGTTCCCGAGGATTCCAGTCTTCCCTCAGCCCATTGATGGACTTCTACTGGCCTGTGCGCAGTCTATGGCCAGAGGTCCGACCTCTTCTCAGCCAGCGGGATCTACTGCAGAGAAACCTGCTAGAA
The DNA window shown above is from Oncorhynchus tshawytscha isolate Ot180627B linkage group LG20, Otsh_v2.0, whole genome shotgun sequence and carries:
- the LOC112219566 gene encoding heat shock protein 30, which gives rise to MLCSRGFQSSLSPLMDFYWPVRSLWPEVRPLLSQRDLLQRNLLEVKSSLELMAKLQQQIFEELDNVPSSLTIQPVSYKHDKDGEGFALTLDTKDFSPEELSVKQVGRKLRVSGKTEKKLDDGEGSYSYRCQEFRQEFDLPEKVNPETVTCSLAHDGKLHIQAPKNTLSGEEEVAERVVPINCSLDVKTPQFLSKTEGSITDTQKKQENTISKED